From the genome of Amia ocellicauda isolate fAmiCal2 chromosome 14, fAmiCal2.hap1, whole genome shotgun sequence, one region includes:
- the LOC136768759 gene encoding nectin-4, translating into MGVKLHGFTYCHRIATTLIWISLGIPTPSWCIFLEPSNSYTTIRALQEERAILPCKFQPDTSNNDVIQQVTWFKQVVDKEGKTSREQVILAHLTFGQTEFGSYTGRVEFADKTPTSDSSLVIKASQLSNAGTYVCHVTVFPSGTFEVNMELVVWISPISSLDSASPPLVEGQGFNVAATCKSWGYPPPIITWETELPGSDKSSSSKEGKVSSKYSLHPLRAMNGKKLDCVISHASFKEPKRLEYKLVVHYPPDVTIKGYDDNWFVGLERATLKCIAGGNPIPQNFTWSRRDSALPEGIAFEDNSLVFQRPLELSDMGVYVCLARNRVGKVTAEQSITITETEQRSTPFSNVMIIILAAVAAAVLVLMVFTVLMVNRYHKRKHKNMKTVLREKTQEIDTLSRQASFRRLNSVSTDPRLQTEENIPLRVEGTIRNSMSSLGDRSSKRSGWLGDTQIPEDTCVLPSPLPSQTETAVDHPARSRDSRSTASLGRGATDFLGRPHLMNSSRRSDRSRGDQGEDREKELEENTLNTRLRVESFVRNSNLSLESRFHPPLYPSKIATDRGDLVKPINGTLMSRGRGSPDQGLPSDDISDEGDVQTSSSLISESLSNHFHVANGTLKPKPSCNGIFIHPREQMV; encoded by the exons CTCCATCGTGGTGCATTTTCCTGGAGCCTTCAAATTCCTACACCACTATCCGGGCATTGCAGGAGGAGAGGGCCATACTGCCCTGCAAGTTTCAGCCAGACACTTCCAATAATGACGTGATCCAGCAGGTCACATGGTTCAAACAGGTCGTGGACAAAGAAGGCAAAACAAGCCGGGAGCAGGTCATTTTAGCGCACCTCACGTTTGGACAGACAG AGTTCGGAAGCTACACGGGAAGAGTGGAGTTTGCAGACAAGACCCCAACGTCGGATTCATCCCTCGTGATTAAGGCGTCGCAGCTGAGCAACGCAGGGACGTATGTGTGTCATGTGACCGTGTTCCCCTCGGGTACCTTTGAGGTCAATATGGAACTGGTGGTGTGGA TATCTCCCATCTCCAGCCTGGATTCTGCTTCACCCCCCCTGGTGGAAGGGCAGGGATTCAATGTGGCTGCAACCTGCAAATCTTGGGGCTACCCTCCCCCCATCATCACCTGGGAAACGGAACTGCCAGGGTCGGACAAGAGCAGCTCCAGCAAGGAAGGCAAAGTGTCCAGCAAGTACTCCCTCCACCCTCTGAGAGCCATGAATGGGAAGAAACTAGACTGTGTGATCTCTCACGCCAGTTTCAAGGAACCCAAGAGGCTTGAATACAAGCTGGTGGTCCATT ACCCTCCAGATGTGACCATAAAAGGCTACGATGACAACTGGTTTGTGGGCCTGGAAAGAGCCACCTTGAAATGCATCGCTGGGGGCAACCCCATTCCCCAGAATTTCACATGGAGCCG GAGGGACAGCGCTCTCCCAGAGGGCATAGCCTTTGAGGACAACTCCCTGGTGTTCCAACGACCTCTGGAGTTGTCAGACATGGGGGTGTACGTGTGCTTGGCACGCAACAGGGTCGGGAAGGTTACAGCAGAGCAAAGCATCACGATCACAG AAACAGAACAGCGCTCAACTCCCTTCAGCAACGTTATGATCATCATCTTGGCGGCAGTTGCGGCCGCCGTGCTGGTTCTCATGGTGTTCACTGTTCTGATGGTGAACCGCTACCACAAACGCAAGCACAAGAACATGAAGACAGTGCTGAGAGAGAAAAC CCAAGAGATTGATACTCTGTCCAGACAGGCGTCATTTCGCAGGCTCAACTCAGTGAGTACAGACCCCAGACTGCAG ACAGAAGAAAACATACCTCTGAGAGTGGAAGGTACCATCCGAAACAGCATGTCTTCTCTTGGG GACCGCAGTTCCAAGAGAAGCGGGTGGCTGGGCGATACACAAATCCCAGAGGACACTTGTGTGTTGCCGTCACCTCTCCCCAGCCAGACTGAGACAGCAGTG GACCACCCTGCCCGATCACGAGACAGCCGCTCCACGGCGTCGCTGGGTCGGGGGGCCACTGACTTCCTGGGACGGCCCCATCTGATGAACTCCTCCAGGCGGAGTGACCGTTCGCGTGGAGACCAGGGGGAGGACAGGGAGAAGGAGCTGGAGGAGAACACTTTGAACACCCGCCTCAGAGTGGAGTCTTTTGTGAGGAACAGCAACTTGTCACTG GAGTCCCGGTTCCATCCTCCTCTGTATCCCTCCAAGATAGCGACGGATCGCGGAGACCTGGTGAAACCCATCAACGGCACGCTGATGTCGCGGGGCAGGGGCAGCCCCGACCAGGGTCTCCCGTCCGATGACATCAGCGACGAGGGAGACGTCCAGACGTCCAGCTCCCTGATCTCCGAGTCCCTTTCCAATCACTTCCACGTGGCCAATGGGACTCTGAAGCCCAAACCCAGCTGCAACGGGATCTTCATCCACCCCAGGGAACAGATGGTGTGA